A region of the Paenibacillus sp. J23TS9 genome:
ATCAGCATGTCGAAGCGGCGGTTCCAGGACTCACTCAATTCCGGATCTCTCTCCAGAATCATCCTGCAGTGCTTCAGTATCTGCTCATGTTCCTCAGGCTCCGGGAAGTCAAAATCCTCCTGCAGTATATGTTCAACCAGCTTCTGCTCTTTCTCCTGCAAAATGTACTCTGCCACCGTGTTGGCCGCAGTTTCGTATACCTGCTGTAGTTGGTTCCCCTTGAAAAAACGCGGATCATCCTCACGGCAGCTCCAAAGCATGATGCCCTCATGGACCGTGCAGCTGATGGCTAAAGATTTGTACTTTTTATGTAAAACCTGATTCGCTTTCGATACCATGCGGCTATATTGCTCCGCTTCCTGCGGAGTGGAGGTTTGGGCTGCAATGCTGAACAGTTCCATGGAGTTCACTCCTTTCAAAATCCTTCTTACAAAGTATATGTCTATGCAGGGGGGATATACGGGAGTGATCAATGGAAAACAGACTAACATTTCTCAGGTTGAATCGACATGTTGTACATGACAGATACAGAAATAAGATGGGTTAAAAAAATCCCGCTTCAGCAGAAGCGGGATTGTAAAAACGGAGTATTAAAATAATGGATTAGTTCTGCATGACAAAATCGCGTTCAATCTCAGTTCCCTCTTCGAACACCTTCAAAATGTCGTAGCGGGTATTACGCTGTGCCGGAATTTTGCCTGCTTCGCGGATTAATTGCAGAATTGAAGCGATATTGACTTTATGCACCGCGCCTGCGGAAGAAACAACATTCTCCTCCATCATCGTGCTGCCGAAGTCGTTACAGCCGTAGCTGAGCGACAATTTGCCGACTTCAGGTCCCATCGTTACCCAAGAGGATTGAAGATTCGGAACATTATCGAGCACAAGGCGGCCAATCGCGACCGTTTTCAGATAAGCTTCCGGTGTTTCACGCTCACGCTTCAGGCTCGTATTGTCCGGCTGGAACGTAAACGGAATGAAGGCAAGGAAACCTTTAGAGTCATAGCCGTTAGCCACGCACTCATCCTGCGCCTCACGGACACGCAGCATATGCAGGGCACGCTCTTCCATCGATTCACCAAAGCCGATAACCATCGTTGCGGTTGTATTCATGCCGACTTTATGAGCCATCTGCATGACATCCATCCAATCGCGCCAGGTGCCTTTATGACGGCTGATTTTTTTACGAATGCGGTCATCCAGAATCTCGGCTCCTCCGCCAGGCAGCGAATCAAGACCCGCAGCTTTAAGCTCTCTCATAACCTCTTCCAAAGGGAGCCCGGATACTTCCTGCATTTTGCGAATTTCCGCCGGAGAGAAGGAGTGCATAGTAATATTCGGGAACCGCTGCTTGATACCACGAAGCAGATCCGTGTAATAACTGAATGGCAGGTCCGGATTCGTACCGCCCTGCATCAGGATTTCGGTTCCGTCTACATCCTCGGTTTCCTTGATTTTCTGAAAGATAACCTCGTCGTTCAGCAGGTACCCTTCGTTATGCCCCGGTCTGCGGTAAAATGCACAAAAGGTGCAAAAGGTATCGCATACGTTTGTATAGTTGACATTCCGTCCAATCACAAATGTTGTAATCGGATCCGGATGTTTTCTTTTCATCATGATATCGGCGGCATGGCCCATTTTTTCAATTTCGTCACTCTCAAACAGGGTCACGCTGTCTTCCAAATTCAGACGTTCACCCCGCAGCGCTTTGTCCAAGATCTGATTTACTGTGCTCATCTCCGGCAGCCTCCTTATCATATGGCAATTTTAAAAATTATATAGAACTTATTTCCTTAAACCATCCATACCATCTTATCATAATTTCCCTATGAGAAAAACTTCACTTTCTTTTTTCTCTTTTCTATTTTAGCTTAAATCCCGTCAGTCCAAGGATGTTCTATCCTCTTTTTCACAAAATAGACACAAAAAGAGAGCCCGCAAGAAAGCGGTGCTCTCAACATTCATTACCCTTGCAAAGCCTGATCCAGATCTGCGATCAAATCATCGATATCTTCAAGTCCAACGGAGAAGCGAAGCAAACCGTCCGTAATGCCGCGTTCAAGTCGAACCTCGGCAGGCATCGCTGCATGGGACATCATGGCTGGATAAGAAAGAATGCTCTCCACCGCACCCAAACTCACAGCCACGAGCGGAATGCTTACCTTATTCAGCACCTGTTTGGCGCGTTCGCCGGAGCCTACGTCGAAGGATACGACAGCTCCATAACCGGTAGACTGCTTTTCATGAACCTCACGGCCAGGATGATCCAGCAGACCAGGATAGTACACGTGATCAATGTCCGGGCGTCCCTTCAGCCAAGCAGCCAGTACAGCCGCACTTTGCTCACTATGGTTCATTCGTGCCTGCAAAGTTTTCATTCCCCGCATGAGCAGCCAGGAATCCTGCACTCCCAGCACAGTGCCCAGTCCATTCTGAAGCTGCTTGAGCTGTGTGCCAATGGAGTGAGTCCGCGCTACGGCCAGTCCTGCCAGCACATCACTGTGTCCCCCCAGAAACTTGGTGGCACTATGCAGCACAATATCAACCCCAAGCTCAATCGGCCGTTGGTAATATGGCGTCATAAACGTGTTATCCAGCATCGTCAGGAGATCATGCTCCTGTGCCCAGGAGGTAACCGCCGCAATGTCGGTAATTTTCAGGGTAGGATTCGATGGTGTTTCCATATAAACAGCCTTGGTATTTGGCTTCAAAGCTGCCTTAACCTGATCCAGATCCGTCATATCCACAAAGGTGCTTTCAATGCCAAGACGGCTCAGAATGCTGGTGAGCAAACGATATGTACCGCCGTATACATCTTCCGTCACAATCATATGGTCGCCTGCGGACAGCATCATGAAAGTGCTGGAGATGGCGGCCATGCCGGAGGAATAGGCAAACCCGCGAACTCCGCCTTCGAGCAGAGCGATGTAATCCTCAAGCACCTGGCGCGTCGGGTTGCCGGAACGGCTGTAGTCATGAACCGGAGGATTGAAAACATCCTCATGGTGAAAGGTTGAAGCCTGGTAGATCGGTACGCTTGATGCTCCGGTGGTGCTATCAATTTCGGAACCAAAATGCAAAAGCTTGGTTGCAAACTTTAATTTATTTTCATGGCTGTTTTGCTCTTTACCGTTATCACTCATGATGCTTTCCCCCTTCAATTTCCTCTATGGCAGCGTCCAGCGCCCCTCCGAGATCTGCAATCAAATCATCGATATGTTCAATACCGACCGAGAATCGCAGCAGTCTGTCGTCCACGCCTACCGCTTTACGAATTTCTTCTGGAATATCCGCATGGGTTTGAACAGCCGGATAGGTCATCAGAGATTCCACTCCACCCAGACTTTCGGCAAATGCGATCAGCTGAATGTGGCGGAGAATGGGCTCCACATAGCTGGCATCCTTCACTTTAAAGGAGAAAATTCCCGTATTCCCGCTGGACTGCCTGTTTTGAATATCATGCCCCGGGTGATCCGGGAAAGCCGGATGAAACACTTCGTCAACTGCAGGATGTGTCTTCAGGAATTCAGCAATCACCTTGGCGTTACTCTCATGCCGCTCCATCCGCAGCGCAAGGGTCTTCATCCCTCTCATCAGCTGATAAGAATCACTGGCTCCCAGTACAGCGCCGATAGAGTTATGCAGAAAGAACATTTCTTCCGACAGCTCTTTACCTTTGGTCACAATCAGACCTGCCAGCACATCATTGTGCCCGCCCAAATACTTGGTTGCGCTATGGATGACAATGTCGGCTCCAAGCTCGATCGGACGCTGGAAGAACGGCGTAAGCAGCGTGTTGTCCACAATGGTCAGCAGCTGATGTCGCTTGGCCCAGGCTGCAACCTTTTCGATATCCGTGATCATCATCAATGGATTCGTTGGGGTCTCAATAAATACTGCCTTCGTTTCCGGACGTCTGCATTTCTCGAGTTCATCCAGGCTATTCGTATCGATGTATGTCGCAGCAACACCGAATTTTGAAAAGATTCTTTCGAGCATGCGGTATGTACCACCATACAAATCCAGGGATACTATCAGATGGTCACCTTGCCCGAACAATGAAAAGATGGTTTGCAGCGCCGCCATACCGGAGCTGCACGCAAAACCGGCGTCTCCAGATTCCAGCTGCGCAGAAGCATCTTCCAGAACTTTACGGGTCGGGCTCTTCGTTCTTGCATAATCAAACCCCGTGCTTTGACCAAGCTTGGGATGACGGAACGCTGTCGCCTGATAAATCGGAAAATTCACTGCTCCAGTCGCCGGATCTTCGAGCGAGCCAATCTGTGCAAGTCTACTTTCAATGTTTAATGGTTTCTTCTCCATAAAGGTCTCCCCCATATTCTCTTTTAATGGATGCTTTGATCAGATCTGCGGCCAAACTTCTGCAGCCTCTTCAATGTCATAAGGTGTTTCCTGATATACATAGTAATTCAGCCAATTAGAGAATAATAAGTTTGCATGGGCCCGCCATACCGTAGGAGGAATCCTAGTCGGATCATCATTCGGGTAATAATGCTTAGGAATTTCCATCTCCATGCCCTTGGCAATATCGCGTTCATACTCCCATTTCAGGGAATACGGATCATATTCTGAATGGCCCGTCACGAAAATCTGTTTGCCGTCTTTGGTAGCCACCAGATAAATTCCTGCTTCCTCGGATTCCGACAAAATTTCCAGCTCATCAATGATCTCGATGTCCTCGCGCCGTACTTCTGTATGACGGGACTGGGGTACATAAAAGACTTCATCAAATCCGCGCAAAAGCTTGACGTTTTGCTGATTAGTCGTGTGTGGAAATACGCCGAAGCATTTTTTCGCCAGATCCCATTTCGGAACACCAAAATGATGATACAATCCTGCCTGCGAGGCCCAACAGATATGCAGCGTCGAGGTGACATTGGTTTTGGACCAATCCATAATTTCCTGAAGCTCATCCCAGTAATTCACATCTTCAAAATCCATCTGCTCCACGGGAGCACCGGTAATAATCATGCCGTCAAAACGGCGGTGGCGCACCTCGTCAAACGTCTTATAAAAAGCCTCAAGATGCTCCTGAGAGGTATTTTTGGATGTATGCGAGCTTGGATGCAGCAGCGTGATCTCGACCTGTAGCGGTGAGTTGCCCAGAAGGCGCAGCAGCTGCGTTTCGGTCGTTTCCTTGGTCGGCATAATGTTCAGGATCGCGATCCGCAGGGGACGGATATCTTGATGGTAAGCCTTGCTGTCATCCATCACGAAAATATTTTCTCCGCTTAGAATCTCTTTGGCCGGCAGGGTATCCGGAATTTTAATCGGCATGATTCAACACTCCTTTTTTGTTAAGGTGGCGAAAATCATTCGGGGAGCAAGGTGTAT
Encoded here:
- the metA gene encoding homoserine O-succinyltransferase, encoding MPIKIPDTLPAKEILSGENIFVMDDSKAYHQDIRPLRIAILNIMPTKETTETQLLRLLGNSPLQVEITLLHPSSHTSKNTSQEHLEAFYKTFDEVRHRRFDGMIITGAPVEQMDFEDVNYWDELQEIMDWSKTNVTSTLHICWASQAGLYHHFGVPKWDLAKKCFGVFPHTTNQQNVKLLRGFDEVFYVPQSRHTEVRREDIEIIDELEILSESEEAGIYLVATKDGKQIFVTGHSEYDPYSLKWEYERDIAKGMEMEIPKHYYPNDDPTRIPPTVWRAHANLLFSNWLNYYVYQETPYDIEEAAEVWPQI
- the mqnC gene encoding cyclic dehypoxanthinyl futalosine synthase translates to MSTVNQILDKALRGERLNLEDSVTLFESDEIEKMGHAADIMMKRKHPDPITTFVIGRNVNYTNVCDTFCTFCAFYRRPGHNEGYLLNDEVIFQKIKETEDVDGTEILMQGGTNPDLPFSYYTDLLRGIKQRFPNITMHSFSPAEIRKMQEVSGLPLEEVMRELKAAGLDSLPGGGAEILDDRIRKKISRHKGTWRDWMDVMQMAHKVGMNTTATMVIGFGESMEERALHMLRVREAQDECVANGYDSKGFLAFIPFTFQPDNTSLKRERETPEAYLKTVAIGRLVLDNVPNLQSSWVTMGPEVGKLSLSYGCNDFGSTMMEENVVSSAGAVHKVNIASILQLIREAGKIPAQRNTRYDILKVFEEGTEIERDFVMQN
- a CDS encoding PLP-dependent transferase; amino-acid sequence: MEKKPLNIESRLAQIGSLEDPATGAVNFPIYQATAFRHPKLGQSTGFDYARTKSPTRKVLEDASAQLESGDAGFACSSGMAALQTIFSLFGQGDHLIVSLDLYGGTYRMLERIFSKFGVAATYIDTNSLDELEKCRRPETKAVFIETPTNPLMMITDIEKVAAWAKRHQLLTIVDNTLLTPFFQRPIELGADIVIHSATKYLGGHNDVLAGLIVTKGKELSEEMFFLHNSIGAVLGASDSYQLMRGMKTLALRMERHESNAKVIAEFLKTHPAVDEVFHPAFPDHPGHDIQNRQSSGNTGIFSFKVKDASYVEPILRHIQLIAFAESLGGVESLMTYPAVQTHADIPEEIRKAVGVDDRLLRFSVGIEHIDDLIADLGGALDAAIEEIEGGKHHE
- a CDS encoding aminotransferase class I/II-fold pyridoxal phosphate-dependent enzyme — protein: MSDNGKEQNSHENKLKFATKLLHFGSEIDSTTGASSVPIYQASTFHHEDVFNPPVHDYSRSGNPTRQVLEDYIALLEGGVRGFAYSSGMAAISSTFMMLSAGDHMIVTEDVYGGTYRLLTSILSRLGIESTFVDMTDLDQVKAALKPNTKAVYMETPSNPTLKITDIAAVTSWAQEHDLLTMLDNTFMTPYYQRPIELGVDIVLHSATKFLGGHSDVLAGLAVARTHSIGTQLKQLQNGLGTVLGVQDSWLLMRGMKTLQARMNHSEQSAAVLAAWLKGRPDIDHVYYPGLLDHPGREVHEKQSTGYGAVVSFDVGSGERAKQVLNKVSIPLVAVSLGAVESILSYPAMMSHAAMPAEVRLERGITDGLLRFSVGLEDIDDLIADLDQALQG